Proteins from a genomic interval of Paracholeplasma manati:
- a CDS encoding energy-coupling factor transporter transmembrane component T family protein has product MNNITIGQYVHGNTWIYKMDPRVKIIALMLSMVITFIIPSFTLMAILLGLTIIMVLTTGIPFMKMIRGMKALLFLLTFTFIIQIFNIRTGDLLLDVDMTLGWVSIAAIVLIIVLYNVYKRQFKYRSTMFLLMVFSLFLVQYLLPYGKIWSYDFMVYSDGLFRTGFLLFRIMVIILLSSLLTFTTMTTDLNNGLEAVMKPLEWVKFPVAELSMMLSLTLRFIPTLLEETQKIMKAQASRGVEFSESTLKKKISQMISLLIPIFIISFKRAEDLANAMESRGYIIGEKRTKIDVMSIQYLDILTIITLLGLLTVVILMNTGVIYAL; this is encoded by the coding sequence ATGAATAACATCACGATTGGTCAATATGTTCATGGTAATACTTGGATTTATAAAATGGACCCTCGCGTTAAAATCATCGCTTTGATGTTATCGATGGTCATCACGTTCATCATCCCTTCATTTACTTTGATGGCGATTTTATTGGGATTAACCATCATCATGGTTTTGACCACAGGAATCCCATTCATGAAAATGATTCGCGGGATGAAAGCCTTACTGTTCTTGCTTACGTTTACGTTCATTATCCAAATATTTAATATCCGAACCGGTGATTTATTGCTAGACGTCGATATGACCCTTGGTTGGGTTTCAATCGCAGCGATTGTCCTCATCATCGTTTTATATAATGTCTACAAACGCCAGTTCAAATACCGCTCAACGATGTTTTTATTGATGGTATTTTCCTTATTTTTGGTTCAATATCTACTCCCTTATGGTAAAATTTGGTCTTATGATTTCATGGTTTATTCCGATGGATTGTTCCGGACAGGGTTCTTGCTCTTTAGAATCATGGTCATCATTTTATTGTCATCACTATTGACTTTTACAACCATGACCACCGACTTAAACAATGGTTTAGAAGCCGTCATGAAACCACTCGAATGGGTAAAATTTCCAGTTGCTGAACTGTCTATGATGTTATCATTAACCTTGCGTTTTATCCCAACCTTATTGGAAGAAACTCAAAAAATCATGAAAGCTCAAGCCTCTCGTGGGGTTGAATTCAGTGAATCGACGTTAAAAAAGAAAATTTCTCAGATGATTTCGTTATTAATCCCAATTTTTATCATTTCGTTTAAGCGCGCAGAAGATTTGGCAAATGCGATGGAATCTAGAGGGTATATCATCGGTGAAAAACGCACCAAGATTGATGTCATGAGCATTCAATATTTGGATATCTTGACCATCATCACCTTGTTGGGGTTACTTACCGTGGTCATTTTAATGAATACAGGCGTCATCTATGCGCTATAA
- the truA gene encoding tRNA pseudouridine(38-40) synthase TruA produces the protein MRYKLTIAYDGTNYQGFQSQNNGLGIQQVLEETLSQIAKESIQVVASGRTDKGVHALGQVCHFDTQNPMTDSAWLRALNTYLPNDIAVLDIVLVDESFHARFSAVKKCYVYVLAKDYNIFRRNYEAYIKYPLNVDWMQQAIQKLEGTHDFKGFGVFVEHKPTVRTMFQATLEETDTHYIFTFIADGFLKYMVRSMVGTITDIGRGKRPLSIMDDILEHQDRSKVGKTASPEGLYLKQVWY, from the coding sequence ATGCGCTATAAATTAACCATCGCTTATGACGGTACCAACTATCAAGGATTTCAAAGCCAAAATAACGGCTTAGGCATCCAACAAGTGCTCGAAGAAACCTTGAGTCAAATCGCGAAAGAATCCATCCAAGTGGTCGCTTCGGGCAGAACCGATAAAGGGGTACACGCACTCGGACAGGTGTGTCATTTTGATACCCAAAATCCGATGACTGATTCTGCTTGGTTAAGGGCACTTAATACCTATTTACCGAACGATATCGCTGTTTTAGACATCGTTTTGGTAGATGAATCATTTCATGCAAGATTTTCAGCGGTTAAAAAATGCTATGTGTATGTGCTTGCGAAAGACTATAATATTTTCAGGCGAAACTACGAAGCCTATATTAAATACCCACTCAATGTCGATTGGATGCAACAGGCGATTCAAAAACTCGAAGGCACCCATGATTTTAAAGGTTTTGGTGTATTTGTAGAACATAAACCCACCGTTCGTACGATGTTTCAAGCAACCCTAGAAGAAACCGATACCCATTATATTTTCACATTCATCGCGGATGGTTTCTTGAAATATATGGTTCGTAGTATGGTAGGTACCATCACCGATATCGGTCGAGGTAAAAGACCCTTATCGATTATGGATGACATTCTAGAACACCAAGATCGATCCAAAGTAGGTAAAACTGCTTCGCCCGAAGGGCTCTATCTAAAACAAGTTTGGTACTAA
- the tmk gene encoding dTMP kinase, translating to MFITFEGGEGSGKTTLIQTLVKWLKEHNIGCVATREPGGSDIAEKIRAIILDQDNTHMRARTEALLFAAARVQHLEETVIPALEKNQVVLCDRYIDSSLAYQGYARGLGFDAILKINTFALEHMPDITVYINSDPQIGLSRIKSRENNRLDLEKLEFHQKVREGYLKLADMYPQRYLVINGDRTMQEVIDDVKAHLKDVLLCQK from the coding sequence ATGTTTATTACATTTGAAGGTGGCGAAGGTTCTGGTAAAACAACCTTAATTCAAACCTTAGTGAAGTGGCTTAAAGAACACAATATTGGCTGTGTCGCGACCCGAGAACCGGGCGGATCAGACATTGCTGAAAAGATTAGAGCCATCATTTTAGATCAAGACAATACGCACATGAGAGCGAGAACGGAAGCCCTCCTTTTTGCTGCAGCACGTGTTCAACACCTAGAAGAAACCGTGATACCAGCATTAGAAAAGAATCAAGTCGTTCTTTGTGATCGTTATATCGATAGCTCTTTAGCCTACCAAGGGTATGCCCGCGGTTTGGGCTTTGATGCCATCTTAAAAATCAACACATTCGCGTTAGAACACATGCCTGACATAACTGTGTATATCAATTCTGACCCACAAATCGGATTATCAAGAATCAAATCCAGAGAAAACAATCGTTTGGATTTGGAAAAATTAGAATTCCACCAAAAAGTACGTGAGGGTTATTTGAAACTCGCTGACATGTACCCACAACGCTATTTGGTCATCAATGGTGACCGCACCATGCAAGAAGTCATCGACGATGTAAAAGCCCATTTAAAGGATGTGCTTTTATGCCAAAAATAA
- a CDS encoding AAA family ATPase produces MPKIKQQAILDQFKRAIAKDRLSHLYLFTGPKGSGKKELAFEIANALLLNKTDGAELLKTNGHVNLMFIEPAGQNIKKEQIADLQSEFSKTSLTKGARVYIIDEVDKLSTAAANGLLKFLEEPLSKQTVGFLLSDNPELVLPTIQSRSQIIFLKPRSEHELTLELKEAGVDPYLAEFLPYLNKDRAIVMEMAKKDDVIELINCVKNYHKTLLKKEPLWLLFETKMSIIRSDKAVLIQFLELIMIYYLDLLKTKNQEIIAFDVFSEEYETIAGMLTMEDILKHLKQIQTLLYRLNYNINIEMALTQLVLDLES; encoded by the coding sequence ATGCCAAAAATAAAACAACAAGCCATTCTAGATCAATTTAAAAGAGCGATTGCTAAAGACCGTCTAAGTCATTTATATTTATTCACTGGTCCGAAAGGTTCCGGAAAGAAAGAACTGGCATTCGAGATTGCGAACGCATTACTATTAAATAAGACAGATGGTGCAGAATTGCTCAAAACCAATGGGCATGTGAATTTAATGTTCATCGAACCTGCTGGTCAAAACATTAAAAAGGAACAAATCGCTGATTTACAAAGCGAATTTTCCAAGACATCTTTAACCAAAGGTGCACGTGTATACATCATCGATGAAGTCGATAAATTATCTACCGCTGCGGCCAATGGTCTATTAAAATTTTTAGAAGAACCCCTATCCAAACAAACCGTAGGGTTTTTATTGTCAGATAATCCAGAACTCGTCTTACCTACCATTCAGTCACGTAGTCAAATCATCTTCTTAAAACCAAGAAGTGAGCATGAACTCACTTTAGAATTGAAGGAAGCAGGGGTTGACCCCTATTTGGCAGAATTCCTACCTTATTTAAATAAAGACCGCGCCATCGTTATGGAAATGGCCAAAAAAGATGATGTCATTGAACTCATAAACTGTGTCAAAAATTACCACAAAACCTTATTAAAGAAAGAGCCTTTGTGGTTATTATTTGAAACCAAAATGAGCATCATTCGTTCGGATAAAGCGGTGCTTATTCAATTTTTAGAACTGATCATGATTTATTATCTAGACTTATTGAAAACGAAAAATCAGGAGATCATTGCGTTCGATGTGTTCAGCGAAGAGTATGAAACCATCGCGGGTATGCTCACCATGGAAGATATTTTAAAGCATTTAAAACAAATACAAACGCTTTTGTATAGATTAAACTATAATATTAATATAGAGATGGCACTCACACAGTTGGTGCTTGACTTAGAGAGTTAG
- a CDS encoding PSP1 domain-containing protein: MLVAQVQFRQAGKRYYFNPNTLPVQDQTLVVVETVRGIELGKVVGKLVEVKEEELQTELKPILRLATDNDIEENDYNKSLELQVIKVTKELVKRNELDMKLLAAEYTLDRDRLVVYFESENRVDFRQLVKDLSESFKTRIELRQVGSRDGAKFIGGIGPCGLITCCTTFIGEFDNVSIKMAKNQNLSLNPQKISGNCGKLLCCIKFENSVYEELRQNMPDVGDKIKTKDGGATVISINILRQQLKVAYEDGSFGYVLLKDIEKKHAN; this comes from the coding sequence ATGCTTGTTGCACAAGTACAATTTAGACAAGCTGGCAAAAGATACTATTTTAATCCCAATACATTACCGGTTCAAGACCAAACATTGGTTGTGGTCGAAACCGTTCGTGGCATTGAATTGGGCAAAGTAGTAGGGAAGCTTGTAGAAGTCAAAGAAGAAGAATTACAAACAGAACTCAAACCGATTTTACGGCTAGCCACCGATAACGATATCGAAGAAAATGATTATAACAAAAGTTTAGAACTCCAAGTGATTAAGGTCACTAAAGAATTGGTTAAGCGCAATGAACTCGATATGAAGCTATTAGCCGCTGAATATACTTTAGACCGCGATCGTTTGGTCGTTTACTTCGAATCTGAGAACCGTGTGGATTTTAGACAACTGGTCAAAGATTTGTCTGAAAGTTTTAAAACACGTATTGAACTTAGACAAGTGGGTTCAAGAGACGGGGCTAAATTCATTGGCGGGATCGGGCCATGTGGCTTAATTACCTGCTGTACTACATTCATTGGTGAATTCGATAACGTATCCATCAAAATGGCTAAAAATCAAAACTTATCTTTAAACCCACAAAAAATCAGTGGGAACTGCGGTAAGTTATTATGCTGCATCAAGTTTGAAAATAGCGTCTATGAAGAACTCCGTCAAAACATGCCGGATGTGGGCGATAAAATCAAAACCAAAGATGGTGGCGCAACCGTGATTTCCATCAATATTTTGAGACAACAACTCAAAGTAGCCTATGAAGATGGTTCCTTTGGTTATGTGCTTCTAAAGGACATTGAAAAGAAACATGCAAATTGA
- a CDS encoding tRNA1(Val) (adenine(37)-N6)-methyltransferase, producing the protein MQIENDLLGYPRLKIIQDPDMFSFSIDSMLLGDFVKIKKNTKRIMDLCTGNAAIPLYLSVKTKAEIHGVEIQQAVFDMALKGVQVNHLEDQIHLHHRDLKGISKEVGKLSFDIVTANPPFFKVPNEPHLNKNDYLTIARHEVMLTLEELIIEAHSLLNNGGSFYLVHRPDRLTDILSLLRKHDLEPKRMRLVQPRRNTKPNHVLIEASKNRLEGGLIVETPLVVYHKDNWTKAILDIYNIGRDSYVTQSTKP; encoded by the coding sequence ATGCAAATTGAAAATGATTTATTGGGATACCCGCGATTAAAAATCATCCAAGACCCGGATATGTTTTCATTTTCCATCGACTCGATGTTGTTAGGTGATTTTGTCAAAATCAAAAAGAATACGAAACGTATTATGGATTTATGTACTGGTAACGCAGCGATACCGCTGTATTTATCGGTAAAAACAAAGGCTGAGATTCACGGGGTTGAAATCCAACAAGCGGTCTTTGATATGGCTTTAAAAGGGGTTCAAGTCAACCACCTTGAAGATCAAATTCATCTACACCACCGCGATTTAAAGGGTATTTCTAAAGAGGTTGGTAAATTGTCATTCGACATCGTTACAGCGAACCCACCCTTCTTCAAAGTACCCAATGAACCACACTTAAACAAAAATGATTATTTGACCATCGCGAGACATGAAGTGATGTTAACCTTAGAGGAACTCATCATCGAAGCGCATTCTTTATTAAATAACGGTGGATCGTTCTATTTGGTCCATCGACCAGACCGTTTAACCGATATCTTAAGCTTATTAAGAAAGCATGACTTAGAGCCAAAACGGATGCGTTTGGTTCAACCTAGAAGAAACACCAAACCCAATCATGTGTTGATTGAAGCTTCAAAAAACAGATTAGAAGGTGGCTTAATTGTCGAGACCCCATTGGTGGTTTATCACAAAGACAATTGGACAAAAGCCATATTGGACATATATAACATTGGGAGGGATTCATATGTTACTCAGTCTACTAAACCGTAA
- the rsmI gene encoding 16S rRNA (cytidine(1402)-2'-O)-methyltransferase — MIRQSFVETKPTLYLISTPIGNLKDITLRALETLKTVQVIFAEDTRNTLKLLSHYEISKPVKSYHEHNKVSAGQEILKHLENGDSVGLVTDAGTPAISDPGFEVVQLVKDHFPVVPIPGASAVLAALVASGLVPQPFTFFGFLDRTVSKRQLALNKLSGLPHTLVFYERGDRVKETLGDMKLVLGNRLVVLAKELTKQFETFYEGDIETLLNSDIHEKGEFVILVSGKAESATSSGDILTDVKEYVLLGYTEKEAIKKVASELGVHKNEVYQQVVKAGGIKK, encoded by the coding sequence ATGATTCGCCAAAGTTTCGTTGAAACCAAACCCACTTTGTATTTGATTTCAACCCCTATAGGCAATTTAAAAGACATCACACTCAGAGCACTTGAAACGCTAAAAACGGTTCAAGTGATTTTTGCTGAAGATACCCGTAATACATTAAAGTTACTCAGTCATTATGAAATATCGAAACCCGTTAAAAGCTATCACGAACACAATAAAGTGAGTGCGGGTCAAGAGATCTTAAAACATCTCGAAAATGGCGATTCTGTGGGATTGGTCACCGATGCTGGCACCCCGGCCATTTCAGATCCAGGCTTCGAAGTCGTTCAATTGGTTAAAGATCATTTTCCGGTAGTTCCGATTCCTGGCGCGAGCGCTGTGTTAGCCGCATTAGTGGCCTCTGGTCTGGTACCACAACCATTCACTTTTTTTGGGTTTCTAGACCGTACCGTCTCTAAGCGACAACTCGCATTGAACAAACTTTCAGGTTTACCACACACCCTTGTTTTTTATGAACGCGGTGACCGCGTCAAAGAAACCCTGGGTGATATGAAATTGGTTTTAGGTAACCGTTTGGTTGTCCTTGCTAAAGAACTTACCAAACAGTTTGAGACATTCTATGAAGGTGATATCGAAACCTTACTCAATTCGGATATTCACGAAAAAGGGGAATTTGTAATCCTGGTTTCTGGGAAAGCAGAAAGTGCCACATCTTCAGGTGATATTCTGACCGATGTGAAGGAATATGTGCTTCTAGGTTACACTGAAAAAGAGGCCATCAAAAAGGTCGCAAGCGAGTTAGGTGTTCATAAAAATGAAGTCTATCAGCAAGTCGTTAAGGCTGGCGGGATTAAAAAATAA